One Thermodesulfobacteriota bacterium genomic region harbors:
- a CDS encoding helicase HerA-like domain-containing protein, translating to MSKNIIVGKGEKELFIIPKMANRHGLIAGATGTGKTVTLQVLAENFSKIGVPVFMSDVKGDLSGISAPGKDHPKITERINTIGLTDFDFNGNPVVFWDVFGELGHPIRTTISEMGPLLLSRLLNLNDTQTGVLTLIFRIADDDGLLLLDIKDLRSILQYAAEHASEFSTEYGRISRASVGAIQRKLLTLEDQGGDIFFGEPALNLDDFLQTDENGNGIINILASNKLIGSPRIYATLLLWLLSELFEQLPEVGDPDKPKLVFFFDEAHLLFDNAPEALQEKIEQVARLIRSKGVGVYFVSQNPLDIPDEVLGQLGNRIQHALRAYTPRDQKAVRSAAQTFRTNPNLDTETVITELGVGEALISFLDEKGRPNIVEKALIRPPYSQMGPIEHRARNTIIQNSIIYGFYEKLVDRESAYELLQKRAEQTPKSKTKAKKKPARQRQGIMETMAKSAARSVGRQIANKLMRGILGSILK from the coding sequence ATGTCTAAAAATATAATAGTTGGCAAAGGCGAAAAAGAGCTCTTTATAATTCCTAAAATGGCTAACCGCCATGGTCTTATCGCAGGCGCAACCGGTACTGGTAAAACAGTCACTCTTCAAGTATTAGCTGAGAATTTTAGCAAAATAGGGGTTCCTGTTTTTATGTCCGATGTTAAAGGGGACTTGTCTGGAATAAGCGCGCCAGGCAAAGACCATCCGAAAATTACTGAACGAATAAATACAATCGGTCTTACAGATTTTGATTTCAATGGAAACCCTGTCGTTTTTTGGGATGTTTTTGGAGAACTAGGGCATCCTATTCGAACCACAATTTCAGAAATGGGTCCACTCTTGTTGAGTCGCCTGCTCAATCTTAATGATACACAAACAGGGGTGCTAACTTTAATATTCCGCATCGCTGATGACGATGGCCTTTTGCTTTTAGACATAAAAGACTTGCGCTCTATCTTGCAGTATGCCGCTGAACATGCGTCAGAATTTTCCACCGAATACGGAAGAATCTCAAGAGCCAGCGTTGGGGCTATTCAAAGAAAACTATTAACCCTAGAAGATCAGGGAGGAGATATCTTTTTTGGGGAACCCGCTCTGAACTTAGATGATTTTCTACAAACCGATGAAAATGGAAATGGAATAATCAACATTTTAGCATCTAATAAGTTAATTGGATCGCCCAGAATCTATGCCACATTATTGCTTTGGTTACTATCAGAGTTATTTGAACAGCTTCCCGAGGTTGGAGATCCGGACAAGCCAAAGCTAGTCTTCTTTTTTGACGAAGCTCATCTTCTTTTTGATAATGCCCCTGAAGCTCTTCAAGAAAAAATTGAACAGGTCGCAAGACTGATTAGATCCAAGGGGGTAGGTGTTTATTTTGTAAGCCAAAACCCCTTAGATATACCTGATGAGGTTTTAGGGCAGTTAGGGAACAGAATACAACATGCACTTCGCGCCTATACTCCACGTGATCAAAAAGCGGTCAGATCTGCGGCGCAGACCTTTAGAACCAATCCTAATTTAGATACAGAAACTGTAATAACGGAACTGGGTGTAGGTGAGGCATTAATATCGTTTTTAGACGAAAAAGGACGCCCAAATATAGTAGAAAAGGCCCTAATAAGACCTCCATATAGCCAAATGGGGCCCATTGAACATAGGGCACGAAACACAATAATTCAAAACTCGATAATATATGGATTTTATGAAAAACTAGTAGACCGCGAATCTGCCTATGAATTGCTGCAAAAAAGAGCAGAGCAAACGCCTAAATCTAAGACCAAGGCAAAGAAAAAGCCTGCCCGCCAGCGCCAAGGAATCATGGAAACTATGGCAAAAAGCGCTGCCAGATCAGTTGGAAGACAGATAGCCAACAAGCTTATGAGGGGAATTCTGGGATCTATCTTAAAGTAG
- a CDS encoding deoxyribonuclease IV: MKFGAHISIAGGIDKAPKRAFDLGCECFQFFSRSPRGGKAPELTDELIRSFFDELDKYNINDYYIHTPYYINLCSDKKELRDSSINIVKEELERGSKLGVKYIMTHLGSAKDGSRTKAISLIIQSLKKIMDNGKFTTKLLLENTAGQGATVGDSFEELGEILDELQNYNINICLDTAHMFASGHEIRTKKGFDNTIKLISKTVGIDKIKLFHGNDSKVDFGERKDRHEHIGKGKIGIEGFKNIVHSQLFKNIDMIVETPPDKVAEDIKTLKKLRKK, translated from the coding sequence ATGAAATTCGGTGCTCATATATCAATAGCCGGCGGCATAGACAAGGCACCCAAAAGAGCTTTTGATTTAGGGTGCGAATGCTTCCAATTTTTTTCCCGCTCCCCCAGAGGGGGAAAGGCTCCTGAATTAACAGACGAACTAATTAGATCCTTCTTTGATGAGCTCGATAAATATAATATAAATGACTATTACATACATACTCCGTACTATATAAATCTTTGTTCTGATAAAAAAGAATTAAGAGATTCTTCAATAAATATTGTCAAAGAAGAGTTGGAGCGCGGGAGCAAGTTAGGGGTTAAATATATTATGACACACCTTGGTAGTGCAAAGGATGGCAGCAGAACAAAAGCGATTTCTTTGATTATACAAAGCTTAAAAAAAATTATGGATAATGGGAAATTTACAACTAAACTTCTTTTGGAAAATACTGCTGGACAAGGGGCTACTGTGGGGGATAGCTTTGAGGAGCTAGGAGAAATATTAGATGAACTACAAAATTATAATATAAATATATGTCTAGATACAGCTCACATGTTTGCCTCTGGGCACGAGATACGCACAAAGAAAGGGTTTGATAATACTATTAAATTAATATCAAAAACAGTTGGAATTGATAAAATAAAACTCTTTCATGGCAATGATTCCAAGGTTGATTTTGGCGAAAGAAAAGATAGACACGAACATATCGGAAAAGGCAAAATTGGAATAGAAGGATTTAAAAATATAGTTCATAGCCAGCTCTTTAAGAATATAGATATGATAGTAGAAACCCCTCCTGATAAGGTCGCCGAGGACATTAAAACTTTAAAAAAACTCAGAAAAAAATAA
- a CDS encoding acetoacetate decarboxylase family protein, with translation MGLQANEYSYPWLAEGEVPPLPLDRDRIHIISQGVADPVFDYDIVPLTYTESRWMAYVIRADHAAMQGITPEPIVIQDDVIEFWYVIHRNTMLGPYMEFGVTFSATVDTGDGAIYKAGYYPYMYLSNDSPIFAGKEPFGFPKKAAYIAAFEHGTNNNYFNMLMERRGYVLHTANGRYSDKPLSTRPTFYGKTDWGRMNYRITTRPDVTTSIHEVTYLPSELPPGFGTGHRFQLNPESIRTATGDDIRSWYMSGTPFDYMGGQIPATEVVGLISFTFNLIIPPAQTLWTKTVTRTEDDFGPLLYSTPFKYTMRHRFMVPQYAQG, from the coding sequence ATGGGTTTACAAGCAAATGAATATAGCTATCCATGGCTAGCTGAAGGTGAGGTTCCACCTTTACCGCTGGATAGAGATAGAATCCACATCATATCACAAGGTGTGGCTGACCCAGTATTTGACTATGACATCGTTCCATTAACATACACAGAAAGTCGTTGGATGGCTTATGTTATCCGCGCTGATCACGCTGCTATGCAGGGAATTACACCTGAGCCAATCGTGATTCAGGACGACGTTATTGAGTTCTGGTATGTAATTCACAGAAACACAATGTTAGGACCATACATGGAGTTTGGTGTAACATTCTCAGCTACAGTAGACACCGGCGACGGCGCTATCTACAAAGCTGGTTACTATCCATATATGTACCTTTCAAACGATTCCCCAATTTTTGCTGGTAAAGAGCCTTTCGGATTCCCTAAAAAAGCTGCTTACATCGCTGCTTTTGAGCATGGAACAAATAACAACTATTTCAACATGCTAATGGAAAGAAGAGGATATGTTCTTCACACAGCAAACGGTCGTTATTCCGACAAACCTCTTTCCACAAGACCAACATTTTATGGAAAGACAGATTGGGGCCGTATGAATTACAGAATCACAACAAGACCAGACGTAACCACAAGTATTCATGAGGTTACATATCTACCATCAGAGCTACCACCAGGATTTGGAACAGGACATCGCTTCCAGCTAAACCCTGAAAGTATCAGAACCGCTACAGGCGATGATATTCGCTCATGGTACATGTCTGGAACCCCATTTGATTACATGGGTGGTCAGATTCCGGCTACAGAGGTTGTTGGACTTATCTCCTTCACATTTAACCTCATTATTCCACCGGCTCAGACCCTTTGGACAAAAACAGTTACAAGAACCGAAGACGATTTTGGACCACTTCTTTACTCAACACCGTTCAAATACACAATGCGTCATCGTTTCATGGTTCCACAGTACGCTCAAGGCTAA